The following DNA comes from Bradyrhizobium sp. SK17.
GATGACGACTACCGCCTCGTCGATGCGGCCGTCCGCGTGCAATTGCCCTGCCAGCGCCTGAAATGAGGGCAGGTACGGCGGCCGCCGCGCCGTGGTTCGCCGCAACACCTCGATCGCCTCGCTGCGGCGGCCGGCGCCGCCGAGCGCCGCGCCGAGCAGGGTTTCGAGGCCGGGATCCTCGACGCGGCGGGTGGCTCGCTCCAGCGGCGCGATCGCCTCCTCGTTGCGGTTCTGGATCATCAGCGCCCGCGCCAGGATCGAGGCCGCGCCGATATCGTTGCGGTTTGCCTTCAAGACCTCGGCCGCCAGCCGCTCGGCTTCGACGATCTGCCCCATCTGCAAGGCGACCACGGCGCGCTGCAGGAGCGGGGACGGCCCAGGACCGCGGTTGGCGGAGGGGGGCGGAGGTTTCGGCATGCGATGGTCCTGCGATGGCATCCCAGCCGTTATCACTGCCGCCGACAGAGCGTCCAGCGAAAGTCGCATCCGGCCGCAGGCCGGGACCTGACACCGAAATACCGCCCGGTTCCAGAACGCCCGAACGGGCCGATCTTGAGGCATGTCCGCGGCAGTCAGGGGGAGGTGCCGAACCACCCTCTCCGGTACGATTTTTCGACTGTTTAACCTATTCGACCTAGCTTGCGTTGCAGAAACTGGGCCCGCCTTGATGTTCGCAACGACCCTCGAAACAATTCAATCGACCGCCTCGAAGCGATCGGCTTATGTCAGGGGAATCTTCGTCCTTCTGGCGATCGCCATCGTCCTGAAGACCGCGTGGTTCGCCCGGCTGGGCCTCGGACAGCACCGCGAGCTGGTCGACTTCGATGCCTTCTACATCGTCGCAAAGCTGGTGTGGCAAGGCACGGTCGATCAAGCCTACCAGTTCGCGAAGCTCCTCGTGATCCAGCGAGAGGCGTCGGGCGGGCACGACAGTCTGATGCCCTGGACCTATCCCCCGCAATTCAGCCTGTTGATGGCGCCATTCGCGCTGATCCCGGTCGGGATCGCCTACCTGCTGTTCGCGACCTCGACGCTAACGCTCTACCTTGCCGTGCTGCGCCGCATCGCCGGAAGCCAGTTCGTTCTTGTCCTCATCGTCTTCTTTCCGACGATCGGAATTACGCTGGCGTGCGGCCAGAACGGCTTCCTCACGGCTGCGCTGATCGGGCTGGTTTGCCTTTACTTCGAGGAGCGACCGGTTGTCGCCGGGGCGGCTCTCGGCCTCATGATCATCAAGCCGCACCTCGCCATTGCGTTCGCGGTCTACGCCGTGCTGCGACGCTCCTGGGTCGTCGTCGGCACGGCCGCCGCCGTCGTGCTGGCCAGCTCGGCGCTCTGCACGGCAGTGTTCGGCACGCAGATCTGGAGCGCGCTGCTACAGAGCGTGCGCGACTCGTCGGCTTTCCTGGAGCAGGGCTATTATCCGCTGTATCGCATGATCTCTGGCTACGCGGCGTTGAGAACCGCGGGGCTGCCCGCCTTCGGATCATTTCTCGGCCAGGGCGTCGTCGCCGTCCTCGCGCTCGGCATCGTGCTCATCGCCGTGTACCGAAAGATACCGGTGCGCGAGAGCCTCGGCCTGACCGCAATCATCTCGCCGTGCATCAGCCCCTATGCCTACGACTATGACTTCCTGATCTTCGGCATTGGTCTCGCCATGCTGTTGCCGTCGCTGCTCGCCAACGCGCGTGAGTGGGAGCGTGACGTGATTTATTTCCTGCCGATTCCGATCGGCGCCCTCGGCTACGTGCGGGCGGAGCAGATGGCAACCTCCCACAGGGACATGCAGTGGCTCGACGTGCTATCGATCGGAGCCTTCATGATCATTCCATTGATCGGGCTTATCGTCGGAATCCTGCTCGTGCGCCGCTCAAAAACCGAAGCGCCGCGGTCCGTCCCGACGCAGGGACCGCTTGCGAGGGTTTGAGCCGCCACGCTATCGAATCACGAAACGTACGGCACCACGCCGCGCTCATTGCGCGTTCATTTCAAGACGATCCCGCGCCGGCAGCGTCGGCCCAAACGCCTTCAGTGCGCTGGCAACGACCTTCGGATCCGCCGCCGGCGTGATGTAGAACACCACATCGCCCTGCTCGCCCGTGACCGGAATTGTGTGCAGGGTTGCGACCTTCTTCCAGGCGGCCGGCACGCCTTTTGGAAACCAGCTGTCGTAGATCATGGCGACGCCGACATGGTACTCGTCGGCGAGCGCGGCCATCTCGCCTGGACCGTAGCGGTCGGCGAGCTTCGCCTTGCGCACGCGCTCCGAACCGAGCCCCCAGAGATCCAGCACGAAGTCCGGATCTTTCCAGGCGACCAGCCCAAGATCATTGACGGCGACTGGCCCCTTGTAGAGCTGTTGGGCAAACCGGCTCAGCTGATAATGCTGCTCGTAGATGCCGCGTGCGGCGAACGGCGTCTCCAGCGCGGCACTGACGTAGCCCACGCTGACGAAGCCGGCCAATGCGACGCTGACGAGCGTAGCGGCAGTCCATTGCGGCGCGCTGAGGCGGGTCCTGGCATGCGCCACGGCATAGAGCAGGGCCAGCACCGCGAGCGCCATGACGTAGACTTCATATCGATAGAACCAGCCATACTGACCAAAAGCGAGATGCGCGCCGATCGCGGCGAGCACCGTTGCGCAGACGATCAGCGCGCCCCGATCCGAGCGCAGCGGCCACATTGCGCAGGCAAGCGCGAGACCGAGCAGCATCAACCGGAAGCCGGTGGGGTCATCGAAGCTGGCGGCGAGATTGTGCAGGATGGGAGCGAACGTCGTGGTTCCTTCATACGCCGTCTCTGCGACA
Coding sequences within:
- a CDS encoding glycosyltransferase family 87 protein; the protein is MSAAVRGRCRTTLSGTIFRLFNLFDLACVAETGPALMFATTLETIQSTASKRSAYVRGIFVLLAIAIVLKTAWFARLGLGQHRELVDFDAFYIVAKLVWQGTVDQAYQFAKLLVIQREASGGHDSLMPWTYPPQFSLLMAPFALIPVGIAYLLFATSTLTLYLAVLRRIAGSQFVLVLIVFFPTIGITLACGQNGFLTAALIGLVCLYFEERPVVAGAALGLMIIKPHLAIAFAVYAVLRRSWVVVGTAAAVVLASSALCTAVFGTQIWSALLQSVRDSSAFLEQGYYPLYRMISGYAALRTAGLPAFGSFLGQGVVAVLALGIVLIAVYRKIPVRESLGLTAIISPCISPYAYDYDFLIFGIGLAMLLPSLLANAREWERDVIYFLPIPIGALGYVRAEQMATSHRDMQWLDVLSIGAFMIIPLIGLIVGILLVRRSKTEAPRSVPTQGPLARV